The sequence below is a genomic window from Rhodococcus sp. 4CII.
CGGGCGGCACCGACTCAGTCGTGGAGGCGGCGCAACTGCGCTGCACCCACTACGACGCGTACCGGTTCTTCACCCCCGCCGCCGAACCGCGGAACAGTATCCAGCTGACCCGGGACGACCAGGTCGGGCGGGAGCAGCCCGGATGCCTGCATGCGTCCATGGATCTGTACAAGTACTGCTACAAGCTGGCGCCGATGATCGACTCGGACCTGACCGTCGACTGCTTCGAACTGGCGCTCGCCGCACGCGAACTCGACATGCGGGCCAGCCCGTACGACCTCACCGACTTCGGGTACACCCCGATCCCGATCGAGACCCCGCACGGCCGCGCCGAGTACGTCCGGCAGCAGTCGGCGCTCGCGACCCGCGCCGCCCCGCTGCGTGCCGCATTGCGCGACCGGTGCCACCGGTTGCTCGCCACCGTGGGGCCATGACACTCCCGGTGCCCGACCACGACGTCGGGGCCTACCTGGCGGCCCGGTTGCCCGTGTTCGCGTTGGCGGCCGGTTCGGTCGCGGCCCTCACCGGCGCCGTCGACCGGCTCGACGCCGCGCACGGGCGCGCACCCCGCACGTGGCGGCTCGACCCGGAGCGGATCGCCGCGTCCTTCGCCTCCGACCGGCTGCTGCGGGTATCGGGTGCCCCGGTGTCGGGTTTCGCGGAACTGTCCGGGTTCTTCGCGGCGGCGGACGGCTGGGTGCGCACCCACGCCAACTACCCGCACCATCGCAGGCGGCTACTGGCGGCGCTCGGGCTGCCGGACGACGCCGGCCGGGACGCGGTGACTACCCGGATCGGCGGCCTGACCGCCGCCGACGTCGAGGACCGCGCCGCCGCGGCGCAGGCGGTGGCCGTGCGCGTGCGGACCGCGGACGAGTGGACGGCGAGCACGCAGGGTGCCGCCGCCGCGTCCGGCGACCTCGTGTCCACCGCCGTGCACGCCGCTGGAACTCGCCCCGAAGCCAGGCACCGCTCCCGCATGATTCCCGGCTCGGGTCCGCTGGCGGGGGTGCGGGTCCTCGACCTCACCCGGGTGATCGCCGGCCCCGTCGCCACCCGCACCCTGGCACTGCTCGGCGCCGAGGTGCTGCGGATCGATCCGCCGGCCCTCCCGGAGATCGTCGTGCAGCACCGGGACACCGGGCAGGGCAAACGCTCCGCGTTGCTCGACGCGCGGTCCGCGGACGGCAGGCCGGTGTGGGAGAGCCTGCTCGCCGAGGCCGACGTGGTGGTCACCGGATACCGTCCGGGGGCGGTGGACGGGCTGCTCGACCACGCCCCACCGCATCTGGTGCGGGGACGGGTGTGCGCCTGGGGTGGCTCCGGCCCCTGGGCGGCCCGCCGCGGGTTCGACAGCATCGTGCAGGCGGCGTCGGGGATCGCGCGCATCGAGGGCGGCGACACCCCCGGCGCGCTCCCCGCGCAGGCGCTCGATCACGCGACCGGGTACCTGCTCGCCGCCGGCATCCTCGACGCGCTCGCCGCCGGTCACCGGGACGGCCGCGGCCGGTCCGTCGACGTGTCCCTCGCCCGGACCGGGGCGTGGCTGCTCCGGGCGGACGGCCGCACCGAGAATCCGCCGCCGCCCGCGGTGCCCGGGCCCCGCTGCCTCGTCACGCACGGCGACCTGGCAACCGCCCGGCCCGCCCTCACCGAATTCGACGACTACCCGTTCCCGGCCCGGCCCTGGGGCGCCGATCCCCCGGCGTGGACCGGTCTCACACCGGTGCCGTGAACCGCGGGCTCGGATCCCCGGTCAGATGCCCCGGCGGCAACCGGCGCCCGCACAGCACGAGCAGCAGGTCCTGCGCGGATCCGTGCAGCGGTGCGCCGTCACCGTAGGTCCAGCTGCGATCGTCCGCCGTCAACCGCACCCCCGTCAGGTCGGTGCCGAAGTACTTCACCTGCTTCGGGCGGATCCCGTCGAGGACCCGGTCGAGGCGGTCGTCCGGGACCCGGCGGTCCAGGCCCAGCGCCACCGAGACGTCGAGACCGTGGATCACGTCGTGGGAAAGTGCCCCCTCGAAGCCGCCGCCCGGCGGCTTCCACGGGTGCGCCACGTTCTCCTCGACGGTGCGCAGCAGTTGCTCGCCGGTCAGGGTCCGCGCGTCCGCGCGGGCCTGCCCGTCCGCCATCCGGTTGAACTTGCCGCGCGCCTTCACCATTCCCAGCACGAACCGCGGCGCCGACAGGCGGTACGGCATGGTGATGTGCGCGATCACCTCCCGGGTGCGCCATCCCGCGCACAGCGACGGCGCATCCCATTGCTCCGGCGTCAGTCCCGCCAGCATCGACGCCACATCGCGTCGCTGCGCCGCCACCCAGTCCGGTGCCGTGTCCCCAGCCATGTCCGTCTCCTCCGCTCGCCGTGTCGTGCTCTACGTGAACAGACCGCGCCCGCCCGCGAAACTCACCGCGCGGCCGTGAAGAATGGTCGCGTGACGACACACCACTACACGCTGACGGTCACCTTCCCCGTCCACCGCCCGTCGGTGGTGACCGCATGAGCCGGCGGAAGCTGATCGTCGACGTCGACACCGGCATCGACGACTCCCTGGCGTTGCTGTACCTGCTGGCCAGCCCGGACGCCGAGATCGCGGGCATCGCCAGCACCGCCGGCAACGTGCCGGTCGAACAGGTCGCGGCCAACAACCTGAACTGGCTCGCCCTCTGCGGCGCCCCCGACATCGAGGTGACGCTCGGCGCCCGGGTCCCGCTGGCGTGCCCGCTGCGCACCACCGAGGACACCCACGGACCGCAGGGCATCGGGTACGCCGTCCTCCCGCCGGCCGGGCGGTCGCTGTCGGAGCGGGACGCCACCGCCCTGTGGGTGGACCTGGTCCGGGCCCACCCGGGCGAGCTCACCGGTCTGGTGACCGGTCCGCTGACGAATCTGGCCCTCGCCATCCGCGAGGAACCCGCACTGCCGCGGCTGCTGCGGCGCCTGGTCGTGATGGGTGGGGCGTTCAACCACCCCGGCAACACCACGCCCACCACCGAGTGGAACGTGTCGGTGGACCCGGAGGCGGCCAAGGAGGTGTTCGACGCGTTCTCCGGGCTACCGGCGGGCCGGCGTCCCATCCTGTGCGGTCTGGACGTCACCGAGACGATCGAGATGACACCGGATCACGTGCGGCGGCTGGCGGAGGCGGCGGGCAGCAGCCCCGACGAGATCATCTCCCCCGACGACGAGCCGGAGGTCCGCTCGACGGCGAGCAACCCGGTGATCCGGCACCTGTCCGACGCCGTCCGCTTCTACATGGATTTCCACCGCACCCACGGGCAGGGTTTCCTGGCGCACATGCACGACCCGTTCGCGGCGGCCGTGGCGTTGAACCCGGCGATCGCCCGGACCCGCCCGGCCACCGTCGACGTCGAATTGCACGGCCGCCTCACCCGCGGCACCACGGTCGCCGACTGGGTGGGGCACTGGAACCGGGAACCGAACGTCGACATCGCGGTGAGCACCGACCCGGCCGCGTTCTTCGACGATCTCGTCGACCGGGTCGGGCGCTTCGCGAAGTCAGTCGGCTGAGGCGTCCGTGCCGTCGAACGCGTCGAGGATCTCGGCGGCGGCCAGCGCCGCCGTCAGTGACCCGTCACGCACCTGCTGCTCGACGTCGCCGCGGATCGCCTTGACCCGGGTGTTGGACGCGAGCCGGCGCAGCAGCTGGTCGTGGACCATCGTCCACGTCCAGTCCACCTGCTGACGGCGCCGGTTCTCCTCGAACTGCCCGGCCGCGGTCAGCACGTCCCGGTGCCGGCAGACGGTGTCCCAGAAGTCTTCCAGCCCGACGCCCTCGAGACCGCTCATCGTGATCACCGGCGGCGTCCAGACGGCGTCGTGCGGGTAGATCAGCCGCAGCGCACCCGCGAGTTCCCGGGCTGCGCCCTTCGCCTCCCGTTCGTGCTTTCCGTCCGCCTTGTTCACGGCCACCAGGTCGGCGAGTTCGAGGACGCCCTTCTTGATGCCCTGCAACTGGTCGCCGGTGCGGGCCAGGGTGAGGAAGCAGAAGCAGTCCACCATGTTCGCGACCGTCACCTCGGACTGGCCGACGCCCACCGTCTCGACGAGGATGACGTCGAAACCGGCGGCCTCGAGCAGCACGATCGTCTCGCGGGTCGCCTTCGCGACCCCGCCGAGGGTGCCCGACGTGGGTGACGGCCGGATGTAGGCGTTCTTCTCGACGGTCAGCCGCGCCATCCGCGTCTTGTCGCCCAGGATGGATCCGCCGGTGCGCGTCGACGACGGGTCGACGGCCAGGACCGCCACCCGGTGGCCCTGCCCGATCAGGTGCATCCCGAGCGCGTCGATGAACGTCGACTTCCCGACGCCGGGCACCCCGGTGATCCCGACCCGGTGCGCCTTCCCCGACTCCGGCAGCAGTTCGAGCAGCAACCGCTGCGCTGCCTCCCGGTGGTCGGTGCGGGTGGACTCGACGAGGGTGATGGCCTTCGCCAGGCCGGCGCGTTGATTGGCGCGCACGGCCTGGGCGAGGGCATCGATGTCGACTGGAGGCCGTCCCATGTTATTCCGGGGTGCCCGTCAGGTCGTGGCCGAGCTGCGCGGCCAGTTTCTCGAGCAGTCCGCTGGCGGCGTCCGCGATGACCGTCCCGGGCGGGAAGATCGCGGCGGCACCGGCCTCGTACAGTTCGGCGAAGTCGCCGGGCGGGATGACGCCACCGACCACGATCATGATGTCGGGGCGTCCCACCGCCGCGAGGGCTTCCCGGAGCGCGGGCACCAACGTGAGGTGGCCCGCGGCCAACGACGACACACCGACCACGTGGACGTCGTTGTCGGCCGCCTGGTTGGCGACCTCTTCCGGGGTCTGGAACAGCGGTCCGACGTCCACGTCGAATCCGATGTCCGCGAAGGCCGTGGCGATCACCTTCTGGCCGCGGTCGTGGCCGTCCTGCCCCATCTTCGCGATGAGGACACGGGGCCGGCGGCCCTCCTCTTCCGCGAACTTCTCGACGAGTTCCGTTGCCTTGTTAATGTTGTCGACCTTTCCGGCCTCGTCCCGGTACACCCCGCTGATGGTCCGGATCTCGGCCTGGTGACGCCCGTACACCTTCTCCAGGGCCTCGGAGATCTCGCCGACGGTGGCCTTCGCGCGGGCCGCATCGATCGCGAGCGCCAGCAGGTTGTTCTCCATGCCGCCCTCGGTGGCGGCCGCGGCACGGCTCAGTTCGGCGAGCGCCGCCTCGACGGCACTCGCGTCCCGGTCGGCGCGCAGCCGGTCCAGTTTCTCGAGCTGCTCCTTGCGGACCCGCGAGTTCTCGACCTTGAGGACCTCGATCTCGTCGGCCTCGTCCGGAACGTACTTGTTGACACCGATCAGCGGCTGCCGGCCGGAGTCGATGCGGGCCTGCGTGCGGGCCGCGGCCTCCTCGATGCGCAGCTTCGGGATGCCCTCGCTGATCGCCTGCGCCATGCCGCCGGCCTCTTCGACCTCGGCGATGTGCGCGCGGGCCCGATTCGCCAGCTGGTGAGTGAGCCACTCCACGTAGTGCGACCCGCCCCAGGGGTCGATGGGACGGACGGTCCCCGACTCCTGCTGCAGCAGCAGCTGGGTGTTGCGGGCGATGCGGGCGGAGAAGTCCGTCGGCAGCGCGAGGGCCTCGTCGAGCGCGTTGGTGTGCAGCGACTGGGTGTGCCCCTGCGTCGCCGCCATCGCCTCCACGCAGGTGCGGGCCACGTTGTTGTACACGTCCTGCGCGGTCAGCGACCAGCCCGACGTCTGCGAGTGGGTGCGCAGCGACAACGACTTCGCGGACTTCGGTTCGAACTTCGCGACCAGCTCACTCCACAGCAGGCGACCGGCCCGCAGCTTCGCGACCTCCATGAAGAAGTTCATGCCGATCGCCCAGAAGAACGACAACCGGGGCGCGAACTTGTCGATCTCCATGCCCGCGTCGAGGCCGGCGCGGATGTACTCCACCCCGTCCGCGAGGGTGTACGCCAGCTCCAGGTCGGCGGTGGCCCCGGCCTCCTGGATGTGGTAGCCGGAGATGGAGATCGAGTTGAACTTCGGCATCTTCGCGCTGGTGTACGCGAAGATGTCGGAGATGATCCGCATCGACGGCTTCGGCGGGTAGATGTAGGTGTTGCGGACCATGAACTCCTTCAGAATGTCGTTCTGAATGGTTCCGGCCAGCTGCTCCGGGGCGACACCCTGCTCCTCGGCGGCCACGACGTACAGCGCGAGGATCGGCAGCACCGCACCGTTCATCGTCATCGAGACGCTGACGCTGTCGAGGGGGATGTGGTCGAACAGCTGCCGCATGTCCAGGATCGAGTCGATCGCCACCCCGGCCATGCCGACGTCGCCCTGCACCCGGGGATGGTCGGAGTCGTAGCCGCGGTGCGTCGCCAGGTCGAACGCCACCGACAGACCCTTCTGCCCGGCCGCGAGGTTGCGGCGGTAGAAGGCGTTGGATTCGGCGGCGGTGGAGAAGCCGGCGTACTGGCGGATCGTCCACGGCTGGTTCACGTACATGGTGGGGTACGGGCCGCGCACGAACGGTGCGGCGCCGGGGAAACTCCCGACCGGGTAGCCCTCGGCCTCGGCGGCGTCGCGGTCGGCCTTGGTGTAGACCGGTTTGACGTCGATGCCCTCGGGGGTGGACCACACCACCTGTTCCGGGCTGTAGTGGTTGGCCGCCGCGGCGGACGTGATCAGCTCGTCCGTCTGCTCCGGTGTCGGGGCGGCCGGCCGGGGAAACTGCGAATCCTCCAGTGGCACTTCGGCGAAGCTGCCGATCGCGTGCTTGACCTCGCGAGTAGTCACTTCTTGCTCCCTGTGTCGCCCGAGGAGTCACTCGAGCTCTCGATGGTGTCGAGCAGTCCGGACAGGACCGAGACTGCGTCGATACGGGCGGTGACGAATCCGTCGGGCCGGGCGGGGCCGTCCGCGTCGGCGACGACTTTCTCCGGGCCGGCGAGCAGCACGGTGCCGATCCCGGCGGCGCGCAATTCCTGCACCGCGGCGGTGGCTTCGGCGGTGTACCGCTTGTCGGTACCGCAGATCACGGCGATACCGGCGCCGGAGTCCTGCGCGGCGGCGGCGATGCTGCCGTCACCGACGGCGAGGGGGCCGGGGTTGCGGGCCTCGATGCCGCCCGACGCCAGCAGGTTCACGGCGAACGTGCTGCGCACGTTGTGTTCGGCGACGGGGCCGAGCGGGGCCAGGACGACGGCGGGTCGCGCACCGTGCGCCGCCAGGTAGGCGTCGGAGCGGTCCCGCAGCGCCTCGAACGCCGCGGCGTACCGGGCGACGCTGCCGGTCTCGGCGGAGCCCGCGGGCAGCGGCGCCTCGCCGAGGTTCGGGAACTCGTTGACCCCGGTGACGGTGGTCTTGCGGTGTGCGATGTCCGAATCACGCTGGGCGCGGGTGGACGCGATCCGGTCCCCGACGACGCCCGCGTCGAGTGCGGCGCGGTAGCCGCCGGCCGCCTCGATCTGCTGGAACAACTCCCACGCCTTCGCCGCGACCTGCTGGGTGAGGTCCTCGACGTACCACGAGCCGGACGCCGGGTCGAGCACCCGGCCCAGGTGCGACTCCTCGAGCAGCAGCAGCTGGGTGTTGCGGGCGATCCGCGCGGCGATGGTCTTCGACACACCCAGCGCCCCGGCGGGCAGTGCCGCGTCGAACGGCAGCACCGTGACCGCGTCCGCGCCGCCGACGCCGGCACCGAACGCGGCGAGGGTCGTGCGGAGCATGTTCACCCACGGATCGCGTTGCGCCATCATCGCGGCCGACGTGACGGCGTGCTGGGGGGCGCCGCCGAAGTCGGAGGCGCCGCACACCTGGGCGATCCGCGCCCACACCAGCCGCGCGGCCCGGAACTTGGCGATGGTCTGGAACTGGTCGTCGGTGGCCGAGAACCGGAAGCCGAGCTGCCCGAGGGCCTGCCCGATGGTCAGGCCGCTCTCGGTGAGGGCCCGCAGGTACTCGAGGCCCGCTGCGATCGACGCGCCGAGTTCCTCGGCGTCGGAGGCGCCGGCGTTGTGGAACGCGGTGCCGTCCACGGTGATCGCCCGCACGCTCTCCGACCTGCCGGCGGACTCGGTGGCGAGGGACACCGCGTCGCCGAGTTCCACGTCGGGGGCACCGGAGAATGCGCTGGTGAGCGGAGCGGTCCCGAGGTCGACGCGGACCGCGGTGCGGTCGGTGACGCCGTCCCCCGCGGCGGCACGCGCATCGAGCAGGGCGAACAGGGCCCGCGCCGCGAGCGGTGCGTCCGTTCCGGCGTCGAGGGTGAGCGGTGCCAGGTCGAGGAGCACACCGTCGAGGGCCGTCTCGAGCGACCGGACCGGAAGGTGGGGGCCGCCGACGGTGAGCCACAGTGCGCTGACGCCGTTCTCCAGGGAGTCGAGGACGGAGCGGTTGACGTCCGCCGCCTCCGCGCCCTCACCGAAGCGGGCGCTGACCAGCCAGCCGGCGTTCACGTCCCGGGTGGCGTCCGCGCCGCGCACGTAGGGGAAGGTGCCGGGCAGCGGCTGCTCCGGACGCTCGTCGCGCGGGCTGTACAGCGGCGCGACGGTGACACCGTCGTAGGTGACGGTCTCGAGGAGCTTCTGGGGTTCCGGACCGAGTTCCGCGGCGTCGATCCGACGCGACTTCGCGAGGACTCCGGCCACGGAATGCTGCCAGTCGGCGTACGCCCGCGCAGCTTCCTCGGCTTCTGAAGCTAATGACACGGTGTCGGCTTCCTCTCCCTGATGAGCGATCGATCAATACATTGTGTGACTGTGATGCTAGCCGCAGTTCGGCGCCCCCTATCGTGAGGATCACCACACGATGAATAACCTCAGGTCATGAGCATTGCGCACGAACCGGCGGTCACCGATCGCACTGCCACGCAGCGGCTGTTCGGGCTCGGCGCGCCGACCCGGGGCGTCGACGACCGCGGCGAACCCCTCAATCGTATGAGCATGGACATCGGCGCGCTCGCCGCGAATACCGGCGAAACCGCATATGGCGGCGTCCTCGCCGTGCTGCTCGACGATCTCCTCGGATTCACGGTGTGGGAGCGGCGCGGCACCCGCGACGGGCTGGTCACCGCCGAATTGTCGATGGACGTCGTCACACCCCGGCGGTGGCAGGGCCCGACGCTGTGGGCGGAGAGCCGGCTGCTCGCGGTCACCGCCGACGGCGGCACGTCCACCGCCCGGGTCCGCGACTCGGCGGGCACTTTGATCGCCACCGGCACCCTGTGGGGCAACTACGTGGACCTGCCGCCGCCGGTCGCGAACACGGCGGCCCTCCCCGACTTCCCGGAACCGGGGGTCGCGCCGCTCGACTGGATCGGGGGGCGGATCGACGACGGACCCGGCGGGCCGGTGGTGGTGCCGCCGAACCCGCTGATCGCGAACAAGCTCGGTTTCGTGCACGGCGGCGTCCAGGGATGTGCGATCGACCTCGCCGCGAACGCCGCCCTGCACCGAGTCGGTGCCGACATGGACACGGCGTCGATGCGGATCAATTACTTCCGGCCGGTCCCCCTCGACCGCGCCACGACGTTCACCGCCGACGTGGTCCGGGCGGGCCGGGCGGTGTCGGTGACCCGGGTGGCCGGGACGTCGGGCGGGCGGATCTGCATCGAGGCGACGGTGACGGGTCGCCGCCGCCTGTCCTGACGCGCCGCTCACGGCACCCCGGGCCGGTCAGCCGGGTAGCCTGGTGCCCTGTGAAGAGACGCCTCGGGGACCGCAGGGTGATCGGCGTCGCAGTACTGGCGGTCGCGCTGGTCGTCGTCGCGGTGCTCGCACCCCATCCGTCCGTGCTGCAGGTCCGGGAATGGGCGCAGTCGGTCGGGCCTGCGTTTCCACTCGTCTTCTTCGCCGTGCACGCGCTCGTGACGGTGTTCCCGTTCCCCCGCACGGTGTTCACGCTGAGTGCCGGTCTGCTGTTCGGTGCGGGGCTGGGCATCGCGATCGCGGTGCTGGCGTCCACGGTGAGCGCCGTCCTCGCCCTCTCCCTGGTCCGCGCGGTCGGCCGGGACGTGGTGTGGCAGCGGATCTCCAACCCGACGATCCGCCGGGTGGACGAGCGGATCGCCCGCCGCGGCTGGATCGCCGTGGGCTCCCTGCGGCTGATCGCGTTCGTGCCGTTCTCCGTGGTGAACTACTGCGCCGGTGTCTCCTCGATCCGGCTGGTCCCGTACGTGCTGGCCACGGTGGTGGGCATCCTGCCGGGGACCGTCGGCATCGTCGTCCTCGGCGACGCCTTCACCGGGGAGACGAATCCGGCGCTGCTCGGACTGTCCGCGGTGTGCATCGTCGTGGGTATCGCGGGGCTGGTCGTGGACTCCCGCCGGCCCC
It includes:
- a CDS encoding methylmalonyl-CoA mutase family protein, with amino-acid sequence MSLASEAEEAARAYADWQHSVAGVLAKSRRIDAAELGPEPQKLLETVTYDGVTVAPLYSPRDERPEQPLPGTFPYVRGADATRDVNAGWLVSARFGEGAEAADVNRSVLDSLENGVSALWLTVGGPHLPVRSLETALDGVLLDLAPLTLDAGTDAPLAARALFALLDARAAAGDGVTDRTAVRVDLGTAPLTSAFSGAPDVELGDAVSLATESAGRSESVRAITVDGTAFHNAGASDAEELGASIAAGLEYLRALTESGLTIGQALGQLGFRFSATDDQFQTIAKFRAARLVWARIAQVCGASDFGGAPQHAVTSAAMMAQRDPWVNMLRTTLAAFGAGVGGADAVTVLPFDAALPAGALGVSKTIAARIARNTQLLLLEESHLGRVLDPASGSWYVEDLTQQVAAKAWELFQQIEAAGGYRAALDAGVVGDRIASTRAQRDSDIAHRKTTVTGVNEFPNLGEAPLPAGSAETGSVARYAAAFEALRDRSDAYLAAHGARPAVVLAPLGPVAEHNVRSTFAVNLLASGGIEARNPGPLAVGDGSIAAAAQDSGAGIAVICGTDKRYTAEATAAVQELRAAGIGTVLLAGPEKVVADADGPARPDGFVTARIDAVSVLSGLLDTIESSSDSSGDTGSKK
- a CDS encoding 3-methyladenine DNA glycosylase, which produces MDVLDASEWAARRDRHRARVSALIGPHLERRERGETHPVIDFLFTYYSYRPNQLLRWHAGWGTVLADGAEYADLRGYHRTDGGVTVDPAFVRRRADTVAFTARLMAATAERPAHLSCFGLHEWAMVYRAGEVRHGSVPLRLGPGGTDSVVEAAQLRCTHYDAYRFFTPAAEPRNSIQLTRDDQVGREQPGCLHASMDLYKYCYKLAPMIDSDLTVDCFELALAARELDMRASPYDLTDFGYTPIPIETPHGRAEYVRQQSALATRAAPLRAALRDRCHRLLATVGP
- a CDS encoding CoA transferase, coding for MTLPVPDHDVGAYLAARLPVFALAAGSVAALTGAVDRLDAAHGRAPRTWRLDPERIAASFASDRLLRVSGAPVSGFAELSGFFAAADGWVRTHANYPHHRRRLLAALGLPDDAGRDAVTTRIGGLTAADVEDRAAAAQAVAVRVRTADEWTASTQGAAAASGDLVSTAVHAAGTRPEARHRSRMIPGSGPLAGVRVLDLTRVIAGPVATRTLALLGAEVLRIDPPALPEIVVQHRDTGQGKRSALLDARSADGRPVWESLLAEADVVVTGYRPGAVDGLLDHAPPHLVRGRVCAWGGSGPWAARRGFDSIVQAASGIARIEGGDTPGALPAQALDHATGYLLAAGILDALAAGHRDGRGRSVDVSLARTGAWLLRADGRTENPPPPAVPGPRCLVTHGDLATARPALTEFDDYPFPARPWGADPPAWTGLTPVP
- a CDS encoding PaaI family thioesterase, which gives rise to MSIAHEPAVTDRTATQRLFGLGAPTRGVDDRGEPLNRMSMDIGALAANTGETAYGGVLAVLLDDLLGFTVWERRGTRDGLVTAELSMDVVTPRRWQGPTLWAESRLLAVTADGGTSTARVRDSAGTLIATGTLWGNYVDLPPPVANTAALPDFPEPGVAPLDWIGGRIDDGPGGPVVVPPNPLIANKLGFVHGGVQGCAIDLAANAALHRVGADMDTASMRINYFRPVPLDRATTFTADVVRAGRAVSVTRVAGTSGGRICIEATVTGRRRLS
- a CDS encoding nucleoside hydrolase: MSRRKLIVDVDTGIDDSLALLYLLASPDAEIAGIASTAGNVPVEQVAANNLNWLALCGAPDIEVTLGARVPLACPLRTTEDTHGPQGIGYAVLPPAGRSLSERDATALWVDLVRAHPGELTGLVTGPLTNLALAIREEPALPRLLRRLVVMGGAFNHPGNTTPTTEWNVSVDPEAAKEVFDAFSGLPAGRRPILCGLDVTETIEMTPDHVRRLAEAAGSSPDEIISPDDEPEVRSTASNPVIRHLSDAVRFYMDFHRTHGQGFLAHMHDPFAAAVALNPAIARTRPATVDVELHGRLTRGTTVADWVGHWNREPNVDIAVSTDPAAFFDDLVDRVGRFAKSVG
- a CDS encoding TVP38/TMEM64 family protein, which gives rise to MKRRLGDRRVIGVAVLAVALVVVAVLAPHPSVLQVREWAQSVGPAFPLVFFAVHALVTVFPFPRTVFTLSAGLLFGAGLGIAIAVLASTVSAVLALSLVRAVGRDVVWQRISNPTIRRVDERIARRGWIAVGSLRLIAFVPFSVVNYCAGVSSIRLVPYVLATVVGILPGTVGIVVLGDAFTGETNPALLGLSAVCIVVGIAGLVVDSRRPLDGSAGSVADSSADRPVEDESIPQP
- a CDS encoding maleylpyruvate isomerase family mycothiol-dependent enzyme, with the translated sequence MAGDTAPDWVAAQRRDVASMLAGLTPEQWDAPSLCAGWRTREVIAHITMPYRLSAPRFVLGMVKARGKFNRMADGQARADARTLTGEQLLRTVEENVAHPWKPPGGGFEGALSHDVIHGLDVSVALGLDRRVPDDRLDRVLDGIRPKQVKYFGTDLTGVRLTADDRSWTYGDGAPLHGSAQDLLLVLCGRRLPPGHLTGDPSPRFTAPV
- the meaB gene encoding methylmalonyl Co-A mutase-associated GTPase MeaB; this translates as MGRPPVDIDALAQAVRANQRAGLAKAITLVESTRTDHREAAQRLLLELLPESGKAHRVGITGVPGVGKSTFIDALGMHLIGQGHRVAVLAVDPSSTRTGGSILGDKTRMARLTVEKNAYIRPSPTSGTLGGVAKATRETIVLLEAAGFDVILVETVGVGQSEVTVANMVDCFCFLTLARTGDQLQGIKKGVLELADLVAVNKADGKHEREAKGAARELAGALRLIYPHDAVWTPPVITMSGLEGVGLEDFWDTVCRHRDVLTAAGQFEENRRRQQVDWTWTMVHDQLLRRLASNTRVKAIRGDVEQQVRDGSLTAALAAAEILDAFDGTDASAD
- the scpA gene encoding methylmalonyl-CoA mutase, with product MTTREVKHAIGSFAEVPLEDSQFPRPAAPTPEQTDELITSAAAANHYSPEQVVWSTPEGIDVKPVYTKADRDAAEAEGYPVGSFPGAAPFVRGPYPTMYVNQPWTIRQYAGFSTAAESNAFYRRNLAAGQKGLSVAFDLATHRGYDSDHPRVQGDVGMAGVAIDSILDMRQLFDHIPLDSVSVSMTMNGAVLPILALYVVAAEEQGVAPEQLAGTIQNDILKEFMVRNTYIYPPKPSMRIISDIFAYTSAKMPKFNSISISGYHIQEAGATADLELAYTLADGVEYIRAGLDAGMEIDKFAPRLSFFWAIGMNFFMEVAKLRAGRLLWSELVAKFEPKSAKSLSLRTHSQTSGWSLTAQDVYNNVARTCVEAMAATQGHTQSLHTNALDEALALPTDFSARIARNTQLLLQQESGTVRPIDPWGGSHYVEWLTHQLANRARAHIAEVEEAGGMAQAISEGIPKLRIEEAAARTQARIDSGRQPLIGVNKYVPDEADEIEVLKVENSRVRKEQLEKLDRLRADRDASAVEAALAELSRAAAATEGGMENNLLALAIDAARAKATVGEISEALEKVYGRHQAEIRTISGVYRDEAGKVDNINKATELVEKFAEEEGRRPRVLIAKMGQDGHDRGQKVIATAFADIGFDVDVGPLFQTPEEVANQAADNDVHVVGVSSLAAGHLTLVPALREALAAVGRPDIMIVVGGVIPPGDFAELYEAGAAAIFPPGTVIADAASGLLEKLAAQLGHDLTGTPE